The sequence TTTGTTCTGCCTATGTATTTGAAAGATACCAGAGGGTAGACATGTAGACTTATTTTCCTTTTGGTCATTGTGCTTATCAAAGCAAAGATATTCATTGGTAGAATGGACATTTGGCATCAGGGTCATGTGCTCCCACCTTTAAAGTTCTACCCTGTCCTATATTAACAAAATATCTCAATTGCATGTGTGATATTTTCATTTCTCACACTATTCAGTTTTGTAATCTCTGAGCGAGACAGTCAGTTTGAAACAATTAGTGGTAAATTGTTGATAGGTTTGTGCAAGCCATACCCTGTCCCATATTATGGCCTGTTCACCCATCATACCAGTACTATCCGACAATAGTTTCCTCAAAACAATAAATTTAAACTCCTCAACTATttctccaccttcctgtctggTTTCCCACATTATTCTTCTCCCATACTTTACCATATTATTGGGGATTAGTGACCAAGCCTCCGGCTGCCTTATCCCTACCCTCGAAAACTCCTTCCTTGATAATACCTCAATTTCTGTCACTAACTTTAGAAACCTTCTGAAAACCCATATTTTTAATCAAAGTGTTGCTCAACTCTCCTAATCCCTCATTTTATGACTTGGAATCCATTTTTACAAATATATCTTCTTTTGAGCATATTAGACATTGTCTCACGTTAAAGGTGCGATATTAAATGAgttattattggaaaagattaatGTCAAAAACAATAGGCAATGGGCAAGTGTGTAATTAGATCGTGGCCAAGTGGCTCATATGTAGAAAATACTGTCTCAGACTCAAAGCCCCATTGGAGCTCTAACGTTCTAAGATGCTGTCGTGATGTTTGATGCGTACTTTAGACCGGAAACTGGTCTAGGTAAGGGTAAGTAATTCCATTTAATGTTCATGAATAATGCATATTATACATGTAGCATGACAGCACATAAATTGGAGAGAATTAAATACAATCTTGCCATCCCAATAGCGCTTAATACTTAAGTGCCACCAGTTTCAATGTCCCTGGCAAATATCATTAATTTGTAATCCCCTGCCACCTCCCTGCATACACTCCCTAGCTTTGAATCTACGCTTATTCTTTTCAATGATCATACAATGGATTAAGTGACCGTGCAAGGGCCGCAATTTTAATTGTTATGAGTGCATTTGGTTTCGTCATTGAACTCATTCAGTGATCTTACAATGTCGAACTATTATTTACGTCAGCGGTAACGAAGATCGTGATTGGAAACCTACCACTCTTATTACCCTAGCTTCGCCTTGTCTTTTCTTGTTTGAACTGGCATCCAGCGTAACTTGGCTTTGCAATATGCAGATATCTGTATCGAGTGAGCCGGATAAATAAATGTTCCTTGCTCACCTTCTCCCTGATGGAACATATTTTctcttaaaaaaaacacaaagcaGGGTGCAATGTGATCGATACAAGTCTGGAAGGTTGTGTGGCTGCACCGTGGCTCATTTGTGAGATAAAAGAAGAAATGGTCAAATCAGTTCAACGTTGAGAGAGGAAATTAAACCTTACCCAAAGATTACAATGTATTaatacatatgcacacacaaaAACTTGTATTTCATCAGGCTTATGATAGGATCTCTTCAATTACCTTTATGATTTTTCGACAATGTGTTTATTAACCATCCAGAAAGGTTAATTTAATGTCATTGTCTATGTATAATTCAGAATAGAAAGTTTACAGGCAACCATTTAGTTATTTAGAAATCATTGAAGACACTTTTTTTTGCTGTTACTAACAGTTAAGTGCATTACAGTATGTTTTTCCCCCTGTCGCCAGTTTTATTGTCCACTTGAAACAGAGACAAGTTAGAAAATAATTTCAATGGAAAGTGTTAATCAATTAATTTCCAATCCAAATTCCAGTTGGAGAATCATAGCCCGAGGATTCGCAGCTGCTCACATCCAGGGATGCTGAGCGCTTTTACACTTTTGTCCAATTTCCATCGGTGAAACAGATAAAGGGGCGCAGCCAACCGCTGTTACCGATGAAGCGGAGAATGCTCGGTTCCAGCATGAAAAAAGTCCATCCTAAAATAAGCAAATGTCAACAGCCAAAGTGACACGAGCCAAATGTAATCGGGGTTTAAATGTAATACCGGTTATTTTTGAAAGCCCGAATTGCTCTCGCCTTTCTAACACTGCGACGGAGATGCTCTGAAATATGTTGTGGTAGCACTTGAGGAAATTGCTGGTCCATAATTAATCCTGCTATCGGTGTAGCCATTGGCTCGCAAAAGACGTGGGAACAACGTCGTAAATGTCACCAGAACGCCCGCGGTAAATAAATAGCGAGCGCCGGAGGCTGCAGGGTGGAATAAAACCTCTGGATCTCACCAGCACTACTTCACCAAGCTTGAGAGGTCTGTGTGGACAGGAGCCATTTACATACAGCGCGTCTCACAAAGGGAGTCAGCACTTTGTATCAGAAACCTGCAACGAGCCTGACTTTTTTGTTCTCAAGGAATAGCCAGGTAACTTGAAAATATGTACTCATCAATGATTTATGTTGGAATGGCTCTTTGAATAGAGGGATGCAGTTTAAAAGGCAAATCTAACCAGTTAAAAACTGTCCTAAAGTTCACTCTTTTGTTCGCTAGCCTTTCTCGGTTGACCATTTAAATCTCAGTTTCCAGTTTGTGTGAGATATTTTAGCTGTGCTCCAATGCAATAGGCAGTTCTCCACTTTAACGAGCATCTGGACTTATTCTCAAAGATGTGGACCGATTTATGTGAGGGTGCAGTGGAACTCTGAACGCAATCTGCTTTAGGTAACAACCCATTCAGTTTAGAATCACATTTGCCTGAAGAGAAGCCGGCACTGCCCGTCTCCAAGAAATGGCTACTTGCCTGAAATTCATACCAAGCATTTTTTGGACCTCAGATTCACCTACCCGCTAACCTGACCGTAATTATTGAGAGAACTTCTATCAGTTATCATAACCCACCTTCCTAATCTTTGAATTCTATTTGATGATGAGCTTCCCCTTTCAAGTGTACTTTTGTTTCTTATTTTTTGTTTATTCTAACGTTGGTTCCATCAGTAAAATTATATCAACACCAAAGATTTtcttgtgtaaagggtataaccATACAATTGGACACCATTTTTTGAACAGTTGATGTGTTCTTTGTCTATGTCCTATGTGTTGAGATGTATGTAAGTAGGTTAGCGCAGGTGAACATGCTATAGGGATGTAATCTGCCATACAGTACTAATGTCCATTTTTAGACATCTATCTCACGCGCTGGATCTGTCTAGATCATTGTGCATATCTGATAATAGCCACTTGCGAAATTCGGTTATAATATCGCAACCTTTAAAATAGGAACTtgtattttacacaagttcctaaAGTTGGGGACTGTTTCTCACCCTATTGCTTAAAAACCATCCAAGGCTAAAACAAAAAATCAGAATGATGGAAGTAGAAAATAAAAGCGAAAATTGTTCTTCAGGACAAGAGGGTGGAGCGCCTTCAGGGAGATTCCGAAGGAATGTCTCTATGTGATCTTAAGTATATTCCCATTCCTGATTTGTTACATAttgtgtaccccccccccccaaaaaaaatcacCCAAATTGAAACCTCGATATTTTCTTTTGACTACTGTTGAATCGATAGCAACATTCTGGAAAATGTTCCACTTTCTGTTTCAGGGGCGAGTGATGGAGTGGAGTATGTTTGTCCTGGTGTTGTTCCTGAGTTCACTGCACAGGGTCCGCACTGACTGCGCCAACTGGTGTTCCACCTGCAACTCTGTCCTGGACAGCTCAATCAAACCACTGGTAAGGCAGTTACACCCGGTAATACAATCCCGAAATCAATGGTTTCGGACATTGGGTTGGGCTCAATTAAACCGACAAAAGAACTAGACCCACAATATACGGTTTTGCCGCGTTGTAAACACTGGTTATCAACATGAATTGTCTAGGCAACAGGACGGTGCCTCATTATATTCCGAGGTCCAACTCATCCGCATCAACCCCTTAATGAATGGCGTAGGCTTCAAGGACACAAATAAATGTCAGCCATATATTTATCTTAAATTAACTTGCGCGATAGATTTGCTCAATTAAAATAAACCAATTTTAGTTCATGTGCAGCCTGTCCAACAAACTTTAAAGTTTTCTATCTGCACCCAGATCAACACATTCAGAATGGTCAGGGAAACGATGTACCTACCAATCCTCAAAGGACAGAATACGCAACATATCAACCTGCGCAAGAACCTTTATTCCATAATAAATGTGTGTTGCAATACGTGACAAGGACATAAATATATATGCTTAATTCCAGGTCAGAATAACTCAATGCTCACACAGTGCAATTTGCCAAGAGTACAATTGGCCAGGCAATCACTGATTGGAAGCGCTGGAGGGTGCAGCATAGAATAAAACCAGCAGTTCTGAACCAAAACGTATCCAGAGGAGGTGGTTGGATAATTAAATATCCTTAATTAACGATAGAGCTAACAATATAAGTACAAAACTTTAAATGTAGCAATCAAAGGCAAGCTCTAGTGGGAGACTATTTTTCCTAGCTTTAGGGGTGGATAACATATAAAAAAAGTGACAACGAAGACCAAGTGGTCAATCGCTTTGTAATCTCCTGAAAAGCCTTGAATCTGAGATCGACATTAACGGAGAGATTTTTTTTATGTTAACGATTTTTAAATCCTTTTATCTGTTTGATATTTGTTGTGGTGATGGGACCGAGATGGCGACACCCTGTGGGATGATTCCTGCCTGTGCAACGAAGTACAATCCGATGTTCTAGTCACTGTCCGGATTTGCAAATAATCTCTACCTGGTTGCAGGTGACTGCGGCTAAACTCCTCCACCCAAGCGTGCAACCAAGGATCTGTCCTTCAAAACAATGTGCATCCTCATAATGTTCCTGCCCCTGTTAAGTCTTTTGAGAATGATGGTTATTTGTAAAGCAACGTTTTTGCATAAATGGGAAAAAAATAAGATGTTACTACAAAAtgcaaaataccacagatgctgtaagtccAAAATCCAAAGTGAAACGGTTAGAAACACCCCCGGAGGTCAGGTAGAGTGCTGGGAGAGACACCTTATAAAATGATTTTTTCAGGACCAACGAAGTAGTTCGTGAGTAATTTCCACATTGTActgttaaaataaaaaaaactcgCACTTGAATATAAAAACCCTTAACTTTCTCACCTGATTTTCAGTGCAAGACGTATTGGGAAATTTCTCTAGGTTTATGCTGTTAAAGTGATTTCAGTGCCCAGGGTCTACTGTTGAAGACTGCAACAATCCTATCTTGTGGGTCAGCAGGTTATTACTGACAGAAAGGTCTAGATTTATTTATGTTTACTTACTTTTCCACGTATCAGCTGTGCTGATGCTGCCAGGTCATATAGGTGTCCTTGGTTCAATATTCACTGTTCAGACAATATTCactatgcagactcgatgggccaagtggcctccttctgcactgtagggattgtgtgaGAAATTCTTTTCATAGACCGCACTGTGCAATAAATCATAGTCGAGCCTTGTTGTGCTACTTGTCATTAATAACATCTTCATGATGCAAATTGTATTCTTTTTGATTCTAATAAAGTCCGTGCCCTTTTAAAACTAATTTAAATTGATTAAAGACTTAGCATTTTCGGCAATACCAAGACTTAAGTTAAATAAaggtttaatttaatatttaaaaatacTGTTTTCTGACTGCTACCTTTCAGACCTGCACTCTGGAGTGTGAAGAAGTGGTATTGTCTACCACTGAGTGGGAAAAATGTGACAAGGCACTTCACTCATACAAGTTTGATCTGTTGGGCATTGTGGATGAAACTCTTGCTGACTCCGGCGCGGATGGAAAGGAAGACGAGAGTGTAGAAGCACTTCTTGGAAAACAGCACAACAGCCTTGTTAAACGCTATGGGGGCTTCCTGAAGAAGATTGACAAGAGCAGAATTAACGCCAAACAATTAGCCCAACACAATGCTTATAAGGGACAAAACCTTAAGCACGGAGGGTTTCTGCAAAAGTTTGGTGAAAGGGGCGCCACTGAATTAGAGTCACAAGAACTGACAGCTGCAATGGAAAATCTGCTGGAAAAAAACAGCGACTTCCCCAGTGCCCAAGAGCTAAAGCGCTATGGAGGATTCATGAAAGGCTTTGGCTACAAGAGAAGCGCAGAGCTGGGCGATGAAGAAAACCAAGATATGGAACTGCAAAAGAGATATGGAGGTTTCATGAGAAGAATTGGCAGACCAAGGTATAAATGGGACAACCAAAAAAGATATGGTGGTTTCCTGCGGCGCCATTTCCGAGTTTCGGTCAGATCAGATGATGCTGATGCAAATGATTACTCTGAAGAGGGTTCAGATTTATAGGAGAaccaaagtgatttaaatctagaTGTGAGAGAGGGCACTGCCAAGatagatgcagtattgaaactatAAATGTATTGTTTTGAATGCACAAATATTTTTGCTATTAAGTTTACAATAGGCTGTATAAAACAGCAGTTAAGTCGATTGATTCTGTATTCTGTTGTCATAGTTTATGCGAATCCAATAAAAAATGTTCTCTGGATTGTGACTAGCAACTTGTTTTGGTTTGCCTTCTGTGATAGTACCTTCATGTTCAACTTCATTTTTCATGCTTAGTTTAACACAATAAAGTAAGCAATTTCTGTGGCTAATATGCAAAGGAAACCTGGCATGTTTTAGTTTGTTCCTTGTATTTTTTTAAGATGGATATAAAATGTTATCATTCTATAATCTTGCACAATTGTTTTCCTTCACTCATGCACTTGAACTCAGGCGACAGCGATTAACACACGTTACTGTCACCACATTGAAGTCCTTGTAACACCCAAGAATTACCAGTTCAAAACATTATGATGAAAGATATTCATGCTGAGTTCATGTAGCAACTGAAATTAGATATACTGTAATGATTTCTTTTGCAATACATTATAAACGTTACAAAAGGAGAGAAATCTACACAGTAATGTGAACATATATTTGCATATTATATCATAAGCATTCTAAACTGCTCTGTAGGGGAGAAAATATTGTGATCATTTTTCAAAGAGGGCAAATAATAGATGAGTCTCATATGGCACATCGTTATTTCACATTAATATATTTTGTTTCTGGCCcaatttaattttcttttcaattaAAATTGCATCATTTGAACATTTATTTGCACAACAAAGCTTTCAAACCTCTGTTTTAGGGTTGGCAatattcctttaaaaaaacatttttattttggGGCAGTTTTCTTGTTAGAACATTCAACTAGCTCAGAAAAAATATGAGCCATTCCACTTTATTAAgatataagcaaaatactgcggacgctggaatctgaaacaaaaaggaaaatgatggaaaatctcagcaggtctgacagcatctgcagggagagaataaagccaacgtttcgagtctggatgaccttttgtcagagcccAACATTTCTAAGAAATTGTTTGTTGCAGTCTTGCAAAATTTTGATTGCATAGATCTCGCAATTTTGATGACATAGATACCCTCTTCAGATACCTAGAGGTAGATCACTATTGCTAGTTTGGAGGCTGTTGGAGCacttgggaagggggggtgggatggggttaGGGTGCTACAGCAAAAGTGTATTGGCCTGAATTTTGAGGTCCGCAACGAAGGTGCAACACTCACCGTTCACCATGCTGGCAGCTGCCCACAAACTTTTTATCAGGCATCTGATCCAGCGTGACATCTACTGCAAGAGATCTATGATGTGTGAGCAGTGCAAGGCTCTTCAACCAATTCATTGAATTTTtcattcataaaatccctacaatgcagaaagaggccatttggcccatcgagtctgcaccaatcattaTCCCATccagcctctatccccataaccctacttatttacacTACTaaccttctgacactaagggagaaattagcatgcccaatcaacctaaccagcacatctttggactgtgggaggaaactggagcacccagaggaaacccacacagacacagggagaacatgcaaactccatacagacagccacccaatctgggaatcaaacctgggtccctggcattgtgagacagcagtgctaaccactgtgccactgtgccgcagagAGTAAAATGAACGCTTTTGATGTAGCCATGGGATGAACATTTTTCTAAAATATTATATTCAAATGTGAATTTATTTTATCATCATG comes from Mustelus asterias chromosome 20, sMusAst1.hap1.1, whole genome shotgun sequence and encodes:
- the pdyn gene encoding proenkephalin-B — encoded protein: MEWSMFVLVLFLSSLHRVRTDCANWCSTCNSVLDSSIKPLTCTLECEEVVLSTTEWEKCDKALHSYKFDLLGIVDETLADSGADGKEDESVEALLGKQHNSLVKRYGGFLKKIDKSRINAKQLAQHNAYKGQNLKHGGFLQKFGERGATELESQELTAAMENLLEKNSDFPSAQELKRYGGFMKGFGYKRSAELGDEENQDMELQKRYGGFMRRIGRPRYKWDNQKRYGGFLRRHFRVSVRSDDADANDYSEEGSDL